The following are encoded together in the Lactuca sativa cultivar Salinas chromosome 1, Lsat_Salinas_v11, whole genome shotgun sequence genome:
- the LOC111899379 gene encoding guanosine nucleotide diphosphate dissociation inhibitor 1, protein MDEEYDVIVLGTGLKECILSGLLSVDGLKVLHMDRNDYYGGESTSLNLIQLWKKFRGSDKPPAHLGSSRDYNVDMIPKFIMANGALVRVLIHTDVTKYLYFKAVDGSFVYNKGKVHKVPATDMEALKSPLMGIFEKRRARKFFIYVQDYNENDPKTHEGMDLTRVSTKELIAKYGLDDNTVDFIGHALALHRDDRYLYEPALETVKKMKLYAESLARFQGGSPYIYPLYGLGELPQAFARLSAVYGGTYMLNKPECKVEFDEEGKVCGVTSEGETAKCKKVVCDPSYLSNKVRKVGKVARAICIMSHPIPNTNDSHSVQVILPQKQLGRKSDMYLFCSSYSHNVAPKGKFIAFVSTEAESDRPEIELKPGLDLLGPVDEIFYDVYDRYEPCNEPSLDNCFISTSYDATTHFESTVIDVLNMYSMITGKVLDLNVDLSAASAAEE, encoded by the exons ATGGATGAAGAGTATGATGTCATCGTCCTCGGTACTGGTCTCAAGGAATGCATCCTCAGCGGTCTTCTCTCCGTCGATGGTCTGAAG GTTCTCCACATGGACAGGAATGACTATTATGGTGGAGAATCAACCTCACTCAACCTTATTCAG CTATGGAAGAAATTCAGAGGAAGTGACAAGCCTCCAGCTCACTTAGGTTCAAGTAGAGATTACAATGTGGACATGATCCCCAAG ttcatAATGGCAAATGGTGCTCTTGTACGTGTCCTCATCCACACTGATGTCACAAAATATCTTTACTTCAAAGCTGTTGATGGAAGCTTTGTCTACAACAAAGGAAAG GTACACAAAGTTCCTGCAACCGACATGGAGGCTCTCAAGTCTCCTCTCATGGGCATTTTTGAGAAACGTCGTGCTCGCAAATTCTTCATTTATGTTCAAGACTACAATGAAAACGACCCCAAAACCCATGAAGGAATGGACCTCACACGTGTTTCAACTAAAGAGCTTATCGC taAATATGGTCTTGATGACAACACTGTGGACTTCATTGGCCATGCATTAGCTTTACACAGAGATGATCGTTACTTATACGAACCCGCACTTGAAACAGTGAAAAAAATGAAG CTTTACGCGGAGTCACTTGCACGTTTCCAAGGAGGGTCTCCTTACATTTATCCTCTGTATGGATTAGGCGAGCTTCCTCAG GCATTTGCTAGGTTGAGTGCTGTGTATGGTGGGACCTACATGTTGAACAAACCTGAATGCAAGGTGGAGTTTGATGAAGAAGGAAAAGTGTGTGGGGTCACTTCAGAGGGTGAAACTGCTAAATGCAAAAAAGTTGTTTGTGATCCTTCCTACTTGTCCAACAAG gtgAGAAAAGTTGGGAAAGTTGCAAGAGCAATTTGCATTATGAGTCACCCGATTCCAAACACCAATGACTCACATTCAGTTCAAGTTATTCTTCCACAAAAACAATTAGGTCGCAAATCAGACAT GTATCTGTTTTGTTCTTCATATTCTCACAATGTTGCTCCAAAAGGAAAGTTTATTGCGTTTGTGTCAACAGAAGCTGAAAGTGATCGACCTGAAATTGAATTAAAACCAGGGCTTGATCTTTTAGGCCCAGTTGATGAAATCTTTTATGATGTTTACGATAGATATGAACCATGCAATGAGCCTTCTCTTGATAATTGCTTTATATCCACA AGTTATGATGCGACTACTCACTTTGAGTCGACTGTGATTGATGTGCTCAATATGTACTCGATGATAACTGGGAAG GTTCTTGATTTGAATGTAGATCTAAGTGCTGCGAGTGCTGCTGAAGAGTAG